Proteins from a single region of Cupriavidus sp. MP-37:
- a CDS encoding peptidase U32 family protein encodes MALQHGADAVYLGLRDATNARNFGGLNFTEADIRTGVAEAHARGAEVLFAINTFAQMGAVAQWHRAVDAAADLGADAVIMADAGLMGYACARHPGLRLHLSVQGSATHADAIELMRERFNIRRVVLPRVLSLAQIGKLARQTSVELEVFGFGSLCVMAEGRCLLSSYATGDSPNNKGVCSPAHAVRWTEQDGTMQARLSGILIDSYAPGEPAGYPTLCKGRFEVEGERGYVLEEPTSLNALSLLPALLDMGIAAIKIEGRQRSPRYVGDVVGVLRAAIDAACADPTRFAPRQEWQATLGRHAEGDQVTQGAYDRPWR; translated from the coding sequence ATGGCCTTGCAGCACGGCGCCGACGCGGTCTACCTGGGCCTGCGCGATGCCACCAACGCGCGCAACTTCGGCGGGCTGAATTTCACCGAGGCCGACATTCGCACCGGCGTGGCCGAAGCCCATGCGCGCGGCGCCGAGGTGCTGTTTGCCATCAACACCTTTGCGCAGATGGGCGCGGTGGCGCAGTGGCACCGCGCTGTCGATGCGGCCGCGGACCTTGGCGCCGATGCCGTGATCATGGCCGACGCGGGTTTGATGGGCTATGCCTGCGCGCGCCATCCCGGCCTGCGTCTGCACCTGTCGGTGCAGGGCTCGGCCACGCACGCCGACGCCATCGAGCTGATGCGCGAACGCTTCAATATCCGCCGTGTGGTGCTGCCGCGCGTGCTGTCGCTGGCGCAGATCGGCAAGCTGGCGCGCCAGACCAGCGTCGAGCTGGAGGTGTTCGGCTTCGGCAGCCTGTGCGTGATGGCCGAGGGGCGCTGCCTGCTGTCGTCCTATGCCACCGGCGATTCGCCCAACAACAAGGGCGTGTGCTCGCCCGCGCATGCGGTGCGCTGGACCGAGCAGGACGGCACCATGCAGGCGCGGCTGTCGGGCATTTTGATCGACAGCTACGCGCCCGGCGAGCCGGCCGGCTATCCGACGCTGTGCAAGGGCCGCTTCGAGGTCGAGGGCGAGCGCGGCTACGTGCTGGAGGAGCCGACCAGCCTGAATGCGCTGTCGCTGCTGCCGGCGCTGCTCGACATGGGCATCGCCGCGATCAAGATCGAAGGGCGTCAGCGCAGCCCGCGCTATGTGGGCGATGTGGTCGGCGTGCTGCGCGCGGCGATCGACGCCGCCTGCGCCGATCCGACCCGCTTCGCGCCGCGCCAGGAGTGGCAGGCCACGCTCGGGCGCCATGCCGAAGGCGACCAGGTCACGCAGGGCGCCTATGACCGCCCCTGGCGCTGA
- a CDS encoding U32 family peptidase, whose amino-acid sequence MPHTAAAAMPLAAAMPGFGIALGPLLYYWPREAVLQFYASVADAPVDRVYLGETVCTRRHEIRHAQWLEIAQMLRDAGKEVVLSTPVLVESDTDIAWMRRVCDQHDFLVEANDPGAVRCMGGRPFVGGPHLNAYHADTLAWLAGLGAVGCVAPVEMDGATLSALAAARPAGMQLEAFVWGRLPLAFSARCFTARHHRLRKDSCEFRCMDYPDGLVAATGEGQPFFTLNGVQTQSATCLDLCAEALDMARMGVGMLRVSPHSTGTLAVVRQLAAIRAGQRAPAASGIMPAGAKPCNGYWHGRAGIAWEAPA is encoded by the coding sequence ATGCCACACACCGCCGCGGCTGCGATGCCGCTCGCCGCCGCGATGCCCGGTTTCGGCATCGCCCTGGGTCCGCTGCTGTACTACTGGCCGCGCGAGGCCGTGCTGCAGTTCTACGCCTCGGTCGCCGATGCTCCCGTCGATCGCGTCTACCTGGGCGAAACCGTGTGCACGCGCCGCCATGAAATCCGCCATGCGCAATGGCTGGAGATTGCGCAGATGCTGCGCGATGCCGGCAAGGAAGTGGTGCTGTCCACGCCGGTGCTGGTCGAGTCCGATACCGATATCGCCTGGATGCGGCGCGTGTGCGACCAGCATGACTTCCTGGTCGAGGCCAACGATCCCGGCGCGGTGCGTTGCATGGGCGGGCGGCCCTTCGTCGGCGGCCCGCATCTCAACGCCTACCATGCCGATACGCTGGCCTGGCTCGCCGGCCTGGGCGCGGTGGGCTGCGTCGCGCCGGTGGAGATGGACGGCGCCACGCTGTCGGCGCTGGCGGCGGCGCGGCCCGCCGGCATGCAGCTGGAAGCCTTTGTCTGGGGCCGCCTGCCGCTGGCGTTCTCGGCGCGCTGCTTTACCGCGCGCCACCATCGCCTGCGCAAGGACAGCTGCGAATTCCGCTGCATGGACTATCCCGACGGCCTGGTCGCCGCGACCGGCGAAGGGCAGCCGTTCTTCACGCTGAACGGGGTGCAGACGCAGAGTGCCACCTGCCTGGACCTGTGCGCCGAGGCGCTGGACATGGCCCGGATGGGGGTGGGGATGCTGCGCGTCAGCCCGCATTCGACCGGCACGCTTGCGGTGGTGCGGCAGCTGGCGGCGATCCGCGCCGGGCAGCGCGCGCCCGCCGCCAGCGGCATCATGCCGGCCGGCGCGAAGCCGTGCAACGGCTACTGGCACGGCCGCGCCGGCATCGCCTGGGAGGCCCCGGCATGA
- a CDS encoding SCP2 domain-containing protein: MSTLHKLMASVHRRLPARARALPLVAALELARRAGWLEPPAALDGHAFLLTVQDLALAVPFRCEGGRFRAGSTDAEPALTLRACAVDYLRLLGGEADTDTLFFQRRLVISGDTALGLEVKYWLDAAPRPAWVSQAAARLVALHGATVGRAGAAS; the protein is encoded by the coding sequence ATGAGCACGCTGCACAAGCTGATGGCGAGCGTGCACCGGCGCCTGCCGGCACGCGCGCGGGCCTTGCCGCTGGTGGCCGCGCTGGAGCTGGCGCGCCGCGCCGGCTGGCTGGAGCCGCCCGCGGCACTGGACGGGCATGCCTTCCTGCTGACGGTGCAGGACCTGGCGCTGGCCGTGCCGTTCCGCTGCGAAGGCGGGCGCTTCCGCGCCGGCAGCACCGACGCCGAGCCAGCGCTGACGCTGCGCGCCTGCGCGGTGGACTACCTGCGCCTGCTGGGCGGCGAGGCCGACACCGACACGCTGTTCTTCCAGCGCCGGCTGGTGATCAGCGGCGATACCGCGCTGGGGCTGGAAGTCAAGTACTGGCTCGACGCGGCGCCGCGGCCCGCGTGGGTCAGCCAGGCCGCGGCACGGCTGGTGGCGCTGCACGGTGCCACCGTGGGACGGGCCGGCGCCGCATCCTGA